The nucleotide window CTACGGGCGTGGGCTCCAGTCCGTCTAAGCCGGCGTCGCCCTGGGCTTGCAGCAGGTTCCAGTACACCAGCCGCAGGTTGCCGCGGGCCTGCAGCGCGTGCATGGCCTGCGCAAACTCCGTGGGGCTCACGTACTCAAAGATATTGGAGAGGCTGGCCCGGGTGATGGTGCGGCCGGCCGGGCTGAGCAGATATGCCACGGCCTCACCGGTCTGGATGCTCAGGTGCGGCAGGCGGGCACGCAGCCGGGCAAAGTGGCGCGCCTGATAGCAGGGCGGCAGAATGGCCTCGGGCAGGTTCTCAGGGCCAAAAAAGAAAAAGCGGAAAAAGAAGTTGTCGGCCAGTAGCTCGGTAGCTGCCTGGTGGCGCAGGCGCCGGTAGAACGCGGCCCCGCCCGATTCTTCGGCGTAGCGAAACAGGCGCGGGTCGCGGCCCTTGCTCAGGTTGGCCTCATCAAAGTACGTTTCGAACTGTCCCCGGAAGGCTGTGTTGTGCAGATATTGCTCGAAGTAAACACGCTGCTCCGCCACCGTGGGGAACTGAATCAGCTGCCGCAAGTGCTGCTGCGTGGCCTCCGGCAGGGTAGGCAGGAAGCCGTGCAGGTAGCTTTCCAGCTTGCCGGCCGTGAGCAGCCCGGCCGGATGCTCAGTTAGCTGCCGGTCCCAGTACGCCTGCAGATCGGCAGAAAGTTGAGGCGCAGCCTCGGCCCAGGCGGCGGCCACGGCCGCCGGCCCATCGAGCCCCAGCAGCGCCCGGAATACAGCGTGGGGGAAATGCCCGATCAGGTAGGTTTTAAACTGCAGCAGTGCGTTCTGCACCGGGTTCAGGTCGAGGGCCGTGACGTGGCGGGCCTCGCTGAGCAGCGCGTTCAGGGCGTTGCAGCCGGCGGAGGTAATGATGAGTGCTTCGTCGGTGGGGCCCAGGGGCAGGGCCGCCTGCAGAGTGGCCGCGCTTTCCCACACCAGCGAGTAGCGAATCCGGTCGAGTGCGACGTGGTGAAATTCGGTGTGCATGAGGTTAGCGTAAGGCAGCGTAGCGGATTTTAGACAAATGACGCGCATCAACGGGCAGCTGGGCGCGAAAGTGAACCTGTTGGCACAGGCCCGGCGGAAACTGGGCTTCCAGCGCCGCTTGGATGGTTTCCGCCGCCACGCGCCCCTGCACGAACACGGAAAAGCCAGCACCCTGCGCCCGCGCCGCCACCCGCTCCACGCCCGGCAGGTGCTGCAGCACGTGCTCCACCTGGTAGTGCTGCACGCCCTGCACCAGGGTTTCGTTGCCCTGCCGCCCCGTCAGCCACAGGTGCTGCCGCTCGTCGAAGAAGCCGAAGTCCCCGGTGGCCAGCCAGGCATCAGCCGCCACGTGGGGCCCGCGCACCAGGATTTCA belongs to Hymenobacter sp. J193 and includes:
- a CDS encoding BtaA family protein gives rise to the protein MHTEFHHVALDRIRYSLVWESAATLQAALPLGPTDEALIITSAGCNALNALLSEARHVTALDLNPVQNALLQFKTYLIGHFPHAVFRALLGLDGPAAVAAAWAEAAPQLSADLQAYWDRQLTEHPAGLLTAGKLESYLHGFLPTLPEATQQHLRQLIQFPTVAEQRVYFEQYLHNTAFRGQFETYFDEANLSKGRDPRLFRYAEESGGAAFYRRLRHQAATELLADNFFFRFFFFGPENLPEAILPPCYQARHFARLRARLPHLSIQTGEAVAYLLSPAGRTITRASLSNIFEYVSPTEFAQAMHALQARGNLRLVYWNLLQAQGDAGLDGLEPTPVAALPGTCFYLPDARLLNFPAPAVAASSPSTASSLVLL